From the genome of Streptomyces sp. NBC_01317, one region includes:
- a CDS encoding aldehyde dehydrogenase family protein yields the protein MPTPQPTHVPGTRVDRFAVLDPATGEAFEEAPDQPPGELDAVVGRAGEAWRGWRADPAARTTALLAAADAVEVAGADLAPLLTREQGKPLAESHAEIDRTAARLRHFADLVPGPQRISDGRPVRSEIRWRPLGPVAAIVPWNFPLQLASAKFAPALAAGNTVVLKPSPFTPLATRLLVSVVSSVLPEDVLTVVTGHEPLGARLAAHPGIRHVTFTGSVPTGRAVARGAAASLGRVTLELGGNDAAILLDDVDVERIADRLFWAAFRNCGQVCMAVKRVYAPARLYSDVVEALAQRAKSAVVGAGLDPGTQLGPVNNAPQLARVERYTDQALADGARAVAGGHRLDRPGYFYAPTILADVPPGSPVVTQEQFGPLLPVLPYESVGEAVEAANSTGFGLGGSVWGTDLDRAEAVAGRLECGTAWINHHAELSLAQPFAGVKDSGVGVAGGLWGLYGNLAPFVVHRPLEP from the coding sequence ATGCCGACACCTCAGCCCACTCACGTACCCGGGACCCGCGTGGATCGCTTCGCCGTCCTCGATCCGGCGACGGGCGAGGCCTTCGAGGAGGCTCCCGACCAGCCGCCCGGGGAACTGGACGCCGTGGTCGGCCGGGCGGGGGAGGCCTGGCGGGGCTGGCGGGCCGATCCCGCCGCCCGCACCACCGCGCTGCTCGCGGCGGCCGACGCCGTGGAGGTGGCCGGCGCGGATCTCGCCCCGCTGCTCACCCGGGAACAGGGCAAACCCCTGGCGGAGTCGCACGCGGAGATCGACCGTACGGCCGCCCGCCTGCGCCACTTCGCCGATCTGGTCCCCGGGCCCCAGCGGATCTCGGACGGGCGTCCGGTACGCAGTGAGATCCGCTGGCGGCCGCTGGGGCCCGTCGCCGCGATCGTCCCGTGGAACTTCCCGCTCCAGCTGGCGTCGGCGAAGTTCGCGCCCGCGCTCGCGGCGGGCAACACGGTGGTGCTCAAGCCGTCGCCCTTCACGCCCCTTGCCACCCGGCTGCTGGTTTCCGTCGTCTCCTCCGTCCTCCCCGAGGACGTGCTCACCGTCGTCACCGGTCACGAACCCCTCGGCGCCCGCCTGGCCGCCCATCCGGGGATCCGGCACGTGACCTTCACCGGTTCCGTTCCCACCGGGCGGGCCGTCGCGCGGGGCGCGGCGGCGTCGCTCGGCCGGGTCACCCTGGAACTGGGCGGCAACGACGCCGCGATCCTGCTGGACGACGTGGACGTGGAGCGGATCGCGGACCGGCTGTTCTGGGCGGCGTTCCGCAACTGCGGGCAGGTCTGCATGGCGGTCAAGCGCGTCTACGCCCCGGCCCGGCTCTACTCCGACGTGGTCGAGGCCCTGGCACAGCGCGCGAAGAGCGCCGTTGTCGGAGCCGGCCTCGATCCGGGCACGCAGCTGGGCCCGGTCAACAACGCCCCCCAACTGGCCCGGGTCGAGCGCTACACGGACCAGGCCCTGGCGGACGGCGCCCGGGCGGTGGCCGGCGGCCACCGGCTGGACCGGCCCGGCTACTTCTACGCTCCGACGATCCTCGCCGATGTCCCGCCCGGCAGCCCGGTGGTGACACAGGAGCAGTTCGGCCCCCTCCTGCCGGTGCTGCCGTACGAGAGCGTCGGCGAAGCCGTCGAGGCCGCCAACAGCACCGGCTTCGGGCTGGGCGGGTCGGTGTGGGGGACCGACCTCGACCGGGCCGAGGCGGTCGCCGGCCGGCTGGAGTGCGGGACGGCGTGGATCAACCACCACGCCGAACTGTCCCTCGCCCAGCCCTTCGCGGGCGTCAAGGACAGCGGTGTCGGAGTCGCGGGCGGCCTCTGGGGGCTGTACGGGAACCTCGCGCCGTTCGTCGTACACCGTCCGCTGGAGCCGTGA
- the paaA gene encoding 1,2-phenylacetyl-CoA epoxidase subunit PaaA yields MDDTQPEAAVRAAPGLAEYFEATIARDQRVEPRDWMPDGYRKTLIRQIAQHAHSEIIGMQPEGDWITRAPSLRRKAILFAKVQDEAGHGLYLYSAAETLGVDREDLTRRLIEGRQKYSSIFNYPTPTFADVGVIGWFVDGAAICNQVPLCRSSYGPYARAMVRICKEESFHQRQGYELLMTMMRGTGAQRAMVQDAVDRWWWPSLMMFGPPDDNSPNSAASMAWKIKRHSNDELRRRFVDMTVPQAEKLGVTLPDPELRWNEERGHHDFGTPDWDELMRVIKGDGPCNAERVERRRDAHEQGAWVREAAAAHAAKRTARTREGAAT; encoded by the coding sequence ATGGATGACACACAGCCCGAGGCGGCGGTTCGCGCCGCTCCGGGGCTCGCGGAGTACTTCGAGGCCACCATCGCGCGCGACCAGCGCGTCGAGCCGCGCGACTGGATGCCCGACGGCTACCGCAAGACGCTGATCCGGCAGATCGCGCAGCACGCCCACTCGGAGATCATCGGCATGCAGCCGGAGGGCGACTGGATCACCCGCGCGCCCTCGCTGCGCCGCAAGGCCATCCTGTTCGCGAAGGTCCAGGACGAAGCCGGCCACGGCCTGTACCTGTACTCGGCCGCCGAGACCCTCGGCGTCGACCGCGAAGATCTCACCCGGCGGCTGATCGAGGGCCGCCAGAAGTACTCGTCCATCTTCAACTACCCCACGCCGACGTTCGCCGACGTCGGCGTGATCGGCTGGTTCGTGGACGGCGCGGCCATCTGCAACCAGGTGCCGCTGTGCCGCAGTTCCTACGGGCCCTACGCCCGCGCCATGGTGCGCATCTGCAAGGAGGAGTCCTTCCACCAACGGCAGGGCTACGAACTGCTGATGACGATGATGCGCGGCACCGGGGCCCAGCGGGCCATGGTGCAGGACGCGGTCGACCGGTGGTGGTGGCCATCCCTGATGATGTTCGGCCCGCCGGACGACAACTCGCCCAACTCGGCGGCCTCCATGGCGTGGAAGATCAAGCGCCACAGCAACGACGAACTGCGCCGGCGCTTCGTGGACATGACCGTGCCCCAGGCGGAGAAGCTCGGCGTGACCCTGCCCGACCCCGAACTGCGGTGGAACGAGGAGCGGGGCCACCACGACTTCGGCACCCCCGACTGGGACGAGCTGATGCGCGTCATCAAGGGCGACGGGCCGTGCAACGCGGAACGGGTCGAGCGGCGGCGCGACGCCCACGAGCAAGGCGCCTGGGTACGGGAGGCGGCCGCGGCCCACGCGGCGAAGCGGACGGCACGCACGCGCGAAGGAGCGGCGACATGA
- a CDS encoding NPP1 family protein, translating into MRSFLRQAPVAQAGVRTSESSAVPVTAPSKPSFLKRGAARFATVLGATVLAVVIPASMAHADPPRNLPQNAGGWEQSFSPAYDYDTDGCYATPAIGPDGTLAPGLNTTGAVNGSCRDQSDLDNSQTYARSKCNNGWCAIVYASYFEKDQAVAGSGLGGHRHDWEHVISWVNQSTNQVEYVTTTQHSSQVTYPRSQVRFDGSHPKVVFHKDGLSTHFFRLANSNDEPPENHYHNWRYPALVDWNGWPSTALRDRLMNADFGSATIKINDGRFVSLLTNSKPSGIAFNPQG; encoded by the coding sequence ATGAGAAGTTTTCTGCGCCAAGCGCCGGTGGCCCAGGCGGGGGTGAGGACGTCGGAGAGCTCGGCCGTACCGGTCACCGCGCCGTCCAAGCCCTCCTTCCTCAAGCGCGGGGCGGCCCGGTTCGCGACCGTACTCGGTGCCACGGTGCTGGCGGTTGTCATCCCCGCCTCGATGGCGCACGCCGATCCGCCGCGCAACCTGCCGCAGAACGCGGGAGGTTGGGAGCAGTCCTTCTCCCCGGCCTACGACTACGACACCGACGGCTGCTACGCCACCCCCGCGATCGGCCCTGACGGCACGCTCGCTCCCGGGCTGAACACGACCGGCGCGGTCAACGGCAGCTGCCGGGACCAGTCAGACCTCGACAACTCCCAGACGTACGCCCGCTCGAAGTGCAACAACGGCTGGTGCGCCATCGTGTACGCCAGCTACTTCGAGAAGGACCAGGCTGTCGCGGGCAGTGGCCTCGGGGGCCACCGCCACGACTGGGAGCACGTCATCTCCTGGGTCAACCAGTCCACCAACCAGGTGGAGTACGTGACGACCACGCAGCACAGCAGCCAGGTGACCTACCCCCGCTCGCAGGTGCGCTTCGACGGGTCGCACCCGAAGGTCGTCTTCCACAAGGACGGGCTGTCCACGCACTTCTTCCGGCTCGCCAACAGCAATGACGAGCCGCCGGAGAACCACTACCACAACTGGCGCTATCCGGCCCTTGTGGACTGGAACGGCTGGCCCAGCACGGCATTGCGCGACCGGCTGATGAACGCCGACTTCGGTTCGGCGACCATCAAGATCAACGACGGCAGGTTCGTGAGCCTCCTCACCAACTCCAAGCCGTCCGGCATCGCCTTCAACCCCCAGGGCTGA
- a CDS encoding DUF4331 family protein, which produces MSHHLDTPLAAQNGQLFIDDLYVFAGEDSTVFVMDVNSNITGVHAEPGFHHEARYEIKVHFDGADRETLTYRFSFGEPDANGRQALRLHSLTGADAQGDAAEGELVLEGRTGETATGAGIRAWAGRVQDAFYVDLSLLSVVNGAVGKGTAVDLSSWNPREARNTFDGTTVEAIVLEVPHTHDRLRPGARTGVWCATKLATDAGGWRQINRGGNPMMWPIFWPDDTDFSNPANTRHPSEDVAADGPAIAGRIAAVVAATGTSADPAGYGQTVALGLLPDVLPYVVGTPASFGFAARNGRTRADNAPEVMMSLVTNLPVPSGLSPATTKNQRNDRFPYVVPE; this is translated from the coding sequence ATGTCTCATCACCTCGACACCCCGCTGGCGGCGCAGAACGGCCAGTTGTTCATCGACGACCTCTACGTCTTCGCCGGGGAGGACAGCACGGTGTTCGTCATGGACGTCAACTCGAACATCACCGGCGTCCACGCCGAGCCCGGCTTCCACCACGAGGCGCGCTACGAGATCAAGGTGCACTTCGACGGCGCCGACCGGGAGACCCTGACCTACCGGTTCTCCTTCGGCGAACCCGACGCGAACGGCCGGCAGGCGCTGCGCCTGCACTCCCTGACCGGCGCGGACGCCCAAGGGGATGCCGCAGAGGGTGAGTTGGTGCTGGAGGGCCGTACCGGCGAAACCGCCACGGGGGCCGGAATCCGCGCCTGGGCCGGGCGGGTCCAGGATGCCTTCTACGTCGACCTGTCCCTGCTCTCCGTCGTCAACGGAGCCGTGGGGAAGGGCACCGCCGTGGACCTGTCGTCCTGGAACCCCCGGGAGGCGCGGAACACCTTCGACGGTACGACGGTCGAAGCGATCGTCCTCGAAGTCCCGCACACCCACGACCGGTTGCGGCCCGGGGCCCGTACCGGCGTGTGGTGCGCGACCAAACTGGCAACCGACGCCGGCGGCTGGCGGCAGATCAACCGTGGCGGCAACCCGATGATGTGGCCGATCTTCTGGCCCGACGACACGGACTTCTCGAACCCGGCCAACACCCGCCACCCGTCCGAGGACGTCGCCGCCGACGGCCCGGCGATCGCCGGCCGGATCGCCGCCGTGGTCGCGGCCACCGGTACCTCGGCCGACCCCGCGGGCTACGGGCAGACCGTCGCCCTGGGGCTGCTCCCCGACGTCCTGCCGTACGTGGTCGGCACCCCGGCCTCCTTCGGCTTCGCCGCCCGCAACGGCCGTACCCGCGCGGACAACGCACCCGAGGTGATGATGTCCCTGGTCACCAATCTGCCCGTGCCCAGCGGCCTCTCCCCCGCCACCACCAAAAACCAGCGGAACGACCGTTTCCCGTACGTCGTACCGGAGTGA
- a CDS encoding (5-formylfuran-3-yl)methyl phosphate synthase — MLLLISPDSVEEALDCAKAAEYLDIVDVKKPDEGSLGANFPWVIREIREAVPAGKPVSATVGDVPYKPGTVAQAALGAAVSGATYIKVGLYGCTTPEQAVDVMRGVVRAVKEYRPEALVVASGYADAHRIGCVNPLALPDIARRSGADAAMLDTAVKDGTRLFDHLPPDVCGEFVRLAHEYGLLAALAGSVKVGDLGELTRIGTDIVGVRGAVCEGGDRNTGRIQPQLVAAFRAEMDRHAREHAAAAAAAS; from the coding sequence TTGTTGCTTCTCATCTCTCCGGACAGTGTCGAGGAAGCTCTCGATTGTGCGAAGGCGGCGGAGTATCTGGACATTGTCGATGTGAAGAAGCCCGACGAGGGTTCGCTCGGCGCGAATTTCCCCTGGGTCATCAGGGAGATCCGTGAAGCGGTCCCGGCCGGGAAGCCGGTGTCCGCGACGGTGGGGGATGTGCCGTACAAGCCCGGCACGGTGGCCCAGGCGGCCCTCGGCGCGGCCGTCTCGGGGGCCACGTACATCAAGGTCGGCCTCTACGGCTGCACGACACCCGAACAGGCGGTCGACGTCATGCGGGGGGTCGTCCGGGCGGTGAAGGAGTACCGGCCGGAGGCGCTGGTGGTCGCCTCGGGCTACGCTGACGCCCACCGGATCGGCTGCGTCAACCCGCTCGCGCTGCCCGACATCGCCCGCCGCTCCGGCGCGGACGCGGCCATGCTCGACACCGCGGTCAAGGACGGGACCCGGCTGTTCGACCACCTTCCGCCGGACGTCTGCGGGGAGTTCGTCCGCCTCGCCCACGAGTACGGTCTGCTCGCGGCCCTCGCCGGCAGTGTGAAGGTGGGAGACCTCGGTGAGCTGACCCGTATCGGTACGGACATCGTGGGGGTACGCGGGGCCGTCTGTGAGGGCGGCGACCGCAACACGGGAAGGATTCAGCCCCAGTTGGTGGCCGCCTTCCGGGCGGAGATGGACCGGCACGCCCGGGAACACGCGGCCGCCGCCGCGGCCGCGAGCTGA
- the paaE gene encoding 1,2-phenylacetyl-CoA epoxidase subunit PaaE, with translation MADLLSPAPVRAPRRRPAFHPLRVAEVRRLCDDAVSVAFTIPDELAGEFAFAPGQALTLRRQVDGRDERRSYSICAPAGTPPRIGVREVPDGLFSSWLVHEVRPGDVIDVMAPSGAFTPDLTVHGHHVLIAAGSGITPMISIAESVLAADDRSRVTLFYGNRRTNSVMFADELADLKDLYPTRFQLAHVLSREPREAELLTGRLDGDRLAALVDGLVDTADADHWWLCGPHGMVRDAQRVLTGLGIPADRVHRELFFADDEPVRETRHVDGVADGPVSQVTITLDGRSTTGALARTATILDGAQKTRPDLPFACKGGVCGTCRALVTDGEADMRRNYALEPAEVDAGYVLTCQTFPVSETVSVDYDS, from the coding sequence ATGGCAGACCTGTTGAGCCCGGCACCCGTACGGGCCCCACGGCGCCGGCCCGCCTTCCACCCCCTGCGCGTGGCCGAGGTGCGGCGGCTGTGCGACGACGCGGTCTCCGTCGCGTTCACGATCCCCGACGAACTGGCCGGCGAGTTCGCCTTCGCCCCCGGACAGGCGCTCACCCTGCGCCGCCAGGTCGACGGACGGGACGAGCGGCGCTCGTACTCCATCTGCGCCCCGGCGGGCACCCCGCCGCGCATCGGGGTACGGGAAGTGCCCGACGGCCTGTTCTCGTCCTGGCTGGTCCACGAGGTGAGGCCGGGGGACGTCATCGACGTGATGGCCCCCAGTGGCGCGTTCACCCCCGACCTCACCGTGCACGGACACCACGTCCTGATCGCGGCCGGTTCCGGCATCACCCCGATGATCTCCATCGCCGAGTCGGTCCTCGCCGCCGACGACCGCTCCCGGGTGACCCTCTTCTACGGCAACCGCCGCACCAACTCCGTCATGTTCGCCGACGAACTCGCCGACCTGAAGGACCTCTACCCCACCCGCTTCCAGCTCGCGCACGTCCTCTCCCGCGAGCCCCGCGAGGCCGAGCTGCTCACCGGCCGCCTCGACGGCGACCGGCTCGCCGCGCTCGTCGACGGCCTGGTCGACACCGCCGACGCGGACCACTGGTGGTTGTGCGGCCCGCACGGCATGGTCCGCGACGCCCAGCGCGTCCTGACCGGCCTGGGCATCCCCGCCGACCGCGTCCACCGCGAGCTGTTCTTCGCCGACGACGAGCCGGTACGGGAGACGCGCCACGTGGACGGCGTCGCCGACGGCCCGGTCAGCCAGGTCACCATCACGCTGGACGGCCGCTCCACCACCGGCGCGCTGGCCCGTACGGCCACGATCCTCGACGGCGCGCAGAAGACACGCCCCGACCTGCCGTTCGCCTGCAAGGGCGGCGTGTGCGGGACGTGCCGCGCCCTGGTCACCGACGGCGAGGCCGACATGCGCCGCAACTACGCGCTCGAACCCGCCGAGGTCGACGCCGGTTACGTGCTCACCTGCCAGACGTTCCCCGTCTCCGAGACGGTGAGCGTCGACTACGACAGCTGA
- the paaD gene encoding 1,2-phenylacetyl-CoA epoxidase subunit PaaD: protein MVTGPADVRRARGIAEGVPDPELPMLTLADLGVLREVEAGADGTIVASLTPTYSGCPAMAEMRAGVATRLKAAGYARVEVRTVLDPPWTTDWITPAGRRKLAEHGIAPPGPAPRHGPGPVPLVLSPTRAEVMCPLCGSADTEETSRFGATSCKALWRCRTCREPFEYVKEI, encoded by the coding sequence ATGGTGACCGGCCCGGCGGACGTCCGCCGCGCCCGCGGCATCGCCGAGGGCGTCCCGGACCCCGAACTCCCCATGCTCACCCTCGCCGACCTCGGCGTGCTGCGCGAGGTCGAGGCCGGCGCGGACGGCACGATCGTCGCGAGCCTCACCCCGACCTACTCCGGCTGCCCGGCCATGGCCGAGATGCGCGCCGGGGTCGCCACCCGGCTGAAGGCAGCCGGGTACGCGCGCGTGGAGGTCCGTACGGTGCTCGACCCGCCGTGGACCACGGACTGGATCACACCCGCCGGCCGCCGCAAGCTGGCCGAGCACGGCATCGCCCCGCCAGGACCCGCGCCGCGGCACGGGCCCGGCCCGGTGCCGCTGGTGCTCTCGCCCACCCGCGCCGAGGTGATGTGCCCCCTCTGCGGCTCGGCGGACACCGAGGAAACCTCCCGGTTCGGCGCCACGTCGTGCAAGGCGCTGTGGCGCTGCCGCACCTGCCGCGAGCCGTTCGAGTACGTCAAGGAGATCTGA
- the paaC gene encoding 1,2-phenylacetyl-CoA epoxidase subunit PaaC: MTDDHVYMTLAEGHDDSDARWAFGTGFEDPLHGVDTTVPDGVDRRELTASCLALGDDALVGAQRLAEWTTRAPELEEDVALANIGLDLLGQARLLYTRAGHADGTGRGEDAYAYFRDAGEFRNVRLAELPNGDFAFSVVRLLVLSSWRLAHFERLTATADPVLSAIAVKGVKELAYHRQWAADWAVRLGDGTDESHRRMRAALRQVTPYLGELFSAYDVRDEVVGVLRQVLDTAGLPLPAWQPLPGSGRDGDHTEHLVPLLTELQSVARAHPEGTW; this comes from the coding sequence ATGACCGACGACCACGTCTACATGACCCTGGCCGAGGGGCACGACGACAGCGACGCCCGGTGGGCGTTCGGCACCGGCTTCGAGGACCCGCTGCACGGCGTGGACACCACCGTCCCGGACGGGGTCGACCGGCGGGAACTCACCGCGTCGTGCCTCGCGCTCGGCGACGACGCCCTCGTCGGCGCCCAGCGGCTGGCCGAATGGACCACCCGCGCCCCCGAGTTGGAGGAGGACGTGGCCCTCGCCAACATCGGACTCGACCTGCTCGGCCAGGCCCGCCTGCTCTACACCCGGGCCGGCCACGCCGACGGCACCGGCCGCGGCGAGGACGCGTACGCCTACTTCCGCGACGCCGGCGAGTTCCGCAACGTGCGCCTGGCCGAACTGCCCAACGGGGACTTCGCGTTCAGCGTCGTACGGCTCCTGGTGCTCTCCAGCTGGCGGCTCGCCCACTTCGAGAGGCTGACCGCCACCGCGGACCCCGTCCTCTCGGCCATCGCCGTCAAGGGCGTGAAGGAGCTGGCGTACCACCGCCAGTGGGCCGCCGACTGGGCGGTGCGCCTCGGCGACGGTACGGACGAGTCGCACCGTCGCATGCGGGCCGCGCTGCGGCAAGTGACCCCGTATCTGGGCGAGTTGTTCTCCGCGTACGACGTCCGCGACGAAGTCGTGGGTGTCCTGCGCCAGGTTTTGGACACGGCCGGACTGCCCCTGCCCGCCTGGCAGCCGCTTCCCGGATCGGGCCGCGACGGGGACCACACCGAACACCTCGTCCCGCTGCTGACCGAATTGCAGTCCGTGGCCCGGGCCCACCCGGAGGGGACATGGTGA
- the paaB gene encoding 1,2-phenylacetyl-CoA epoxidase subunit PaaB, whose protein sequence is MSDSDPQEPKAGWPLYEVFVRGKRGLNHVHVGSLHAADDRMALTHARDLYTRRNEGVSIWVVPSAHIAASTRDEKDPFFAPSADKVYRHPTFYDIPDDVPHI, encoded by the coding sequence ATGAGCGACAGCGACCCCCAGGAGCCGAAGGCGGGCTGGCCGCTGTACGAGGTGTTCGTACGCGGCAAGCGAGGGCTGAACCACGTCCATGTCGGCTCCCTGCACGCCGCCGACGACCGCATGGCCCTCACGCACGCCAGGGACCTGTACACCCGGCGCAACGAAGGCGTGAGCATCTGGGTGGTGCCCTCCGCGCACATCGCCGCCTCCACCCGCGACGAGAAGGACCCCTTCTTCGCGCCCAGCGCGGACAAGGTGTACCGCCACCCCACCTTCTACGACATCCCCGACGACGTCCCCCACATCTAG
- a CDS encoding thiolase family protein, with translation MTDDVYLIDGARTPQGRYGGALASVRPDDLAALVVGEAVRRAAIPADAVDEVILGAANQAGEDNRDVARMAVLLAGLPHTVPGYTVNRLCASGLTAVASAAQAIRAGEADLVVAGGVESMTRAPWVMEKPGTPWAKPGQVYDTSLGWRFTHPRFAAADRAVPAGADPLTTKVTLSMGETAEEVAALDGITRAESDTFALRSHRRALAAQAAGHFDREIVPVPVKDGEVTQDEGPRPTTTPEKLGALRTIFRADGIVTAGSSSPLSDGAAALVVASAAAVARYGLTPRARIVGSASAGVQPNLMGLGPVPATQKVLARAGWQTADLDAVELNEAFAAQALAVVRRLKLDEERVNADGGAIALGHPLGCSGARLVLTLLGRLERADARRGLATLCVGVGQGVAMLVERV, from the coding sequence ATGACTGACGACGTCTACCTGATCGACGGAGCCCGTACCCCGCAGGGCCGCTACGGCGGCGCCCTCGCCTCCGTACGCCCCGACGACCTGGCCGCCCTCGTGGTCGGCGAGGCCGTACGCCGCGCCGCGATCCCGGCCGACGCCGTGGACGAGGTGATCCTGGGTGCCGCGAACCAGGCGGGCGAGGACAACCGGGACGTGGCGCGCATGGCCGTCCTGCTGGCCGGACTGCCCCACACCGTGCCCGGCTACACCGTCAACCGGCTCTGCGCCTCGGGGCTGACGGCCGTCGCCTCCGCCGCCCAGGCGATCCGCGCCGGCGAGGCGGACCTCGTCGTCGCCGGCGGGGTGGAGTCGATGACCCGGGCCCCCTGGGTGATGGAGAAGCCCGGCACGCCGTGGGCCAAGCCGGGGCAGGTGTACGACACGTCCCTCGGCTGGCGCTTCACCCACCCGCGGTTCGCCGCCGCCGACCGGGCCGTGCCCGCCGGCGCCGATCCGCTGACGACGAAGGTGACCCTGTCGATGGGGGAGACCGCGGAGGAGGTCGCCGCACTCGACGGCATCACCCGCGCCGAGTCCGACACGTTCGCCCTGCGCAGCCACCGGCGCGCCCTCGCGGCCCAGGCGGCCGGGCACTTCGACCGTGAGATCGTGCCGGTCCCGGTGAAGGACGGCGAGGTCACCCAGGACGAGGGGCCGCGTCCCACCACCACGCCGGAGAAGCTCGGCGCCCTGCGCACGATCTTCCGCGCGGACGGCATCGTCACCGCGGGCTCCTCCTCACCGCTCTCCGACGGCGCCGCCGCACTGGTGGTGGCGAGCGCGGCGGCCGTCGCGCGGTACGGGCTCACGCCACGCGCCCGGATCGTCGGGTCGGCCTCGGCCGGCGTCCAGCCGAACCTCATGGGCCTCGGACCGGTGCCCGCCACCCAGAAGGTTCTCGCCCGCGCCGGATGGCAGACCGCCGACCTCGACGCCGTCGAACTGAACGAGGCGTTCGCCGCCCAGGCGCTGGCGGTGGTACGGCGCCTCAAGCTCGACGAGGAGAGGGTCAACGCCGACGGCGGGGCCATCGCGCTCGGCCACCCGCTGGGCTGCTCGGGCGCCCGCCTCGTGCTCACCCTGCTCGGCCGTCTGGAGCGGGCGGACGCCCGCAGGGGGCTCGCGACCCTGTGCGTCGGCGTCGGCCAGGGTGTCGCGATGCTGGTGGAGCGGGTGTGA